A single Iodidimonas sp. SYSU 1G8 DNA region contains:
- a CDS encoding GNAT family N-acetyltransferase → MNDPNFTVRRATRDELDMILGWAAREGWNPGLRDAECFWAADPEGFFVGLLDGVPVTAISAISYGPSFGFLGLYLCLPEHRGKGYGIQTWDAALAALKSHTIGLDGVVAQQENYGKSGFVLAHRDIRFAGQPAAAAIAPDIRPLTRDDMHAVRAMDMACFGYERHAFLDAWLWTEGHRPLGCFAGARLDGFAVARPCLEGTKIAPLFAVAPEVAERLFDAAATGATGPVFLDVPETNEPALALAARKGMTPTFETARMYTGAQPLLPLGEVFGITSFELG, encoded by the coding sequence ATGAACGACCCGAACTTCACCGTACGCCGCGCTACCCGCGACGAACTGGACATGATCCTCGGCTGGGCGGCGCGGGAAGGCTGGAATCCGGGCCTGCGCGACGCCGAGTGCTTCTGGGCCGCCGATCCCGAGGGATTCTTCGTCGGCCTGCTGGACGGCGTGCCGGTCACGGCGATCTCCGCCATTTCCTATGGCCCGTCCTTCGGCTTCCTCGGCCTCTATCTCTGCCTGCCCGAGCATCGCGGCAAGGGCTACGGCATCCAGACCTGGGACGCGGCGCTGGCGGCGCTGAAGTCCCATACCATCGGCCTCGACGGCGTGGTGGCGCAGCAGGAAAACTACGGCAAGTCGGGCTTCGTCCTCGCCCACCGCGACATCCGCTTCGCCGGTCAACCGGCGGCGGCGGCCATCGCGCCGGACATCCGGCCGCTGACCCGCGACGACATGCACGCCGTGCGCGCCATGGACATGGCCTGCTTCGGTTACGAGCGGCACGCCTTCCTCGACGCCTGGCTGTGGACCGAGGGTCACCGCCCACTGGGCTGTTTCGCCGGGGCGCGGCTGGATGGCTTCGCCGTGGCGCGGCCGTGCCTAGAGGGCACCAAGATCGCGCCGCTGTTCGCCGTCGCGCCAGAGGTCGCCGAACGCCTGTTCGACGCCGCGGCCACGGGCGCGACCGGCCCCGTCTTCCTCGACGTGCCCGAGACCAACGAGCCGGCGCTGGCGCTGGCCGCGCGCAAGGGCATGACCCCCACCTTCGAGACGGCCCGCATGTACACCGGCGCCCAGCCGCTGCTGCCGCTGGGCGAGGTGTTCGGCATCACCAGCTTCGAGCTGGGATAG